Proteins from a single region of Psilocybe cubensis strain MGC-MH-2018 chromosome 3, whole genome shotgun sequence:
- a CDS encoding Putative bifunctional amine oxidase (Putative bifunctional amine oxidase DDB_G0291301) — MANTAGKSDPSSVYIKATQYFVNQKLEDLKNKTFDFKEISQGDKLTSGSLSWNELRSDFQEDVITSSRVAIIGAGVAGLRTAMLLDKLQIPYKIFEANDGPGGRLFTYHFPSDDKSPAGKHDYYEVGGMRFPDNAANKPTFDLFKELGFHFRNDQNPNGELIPFVYGLDDNIRYFNNITSTARQVADGFNLFQEATPIGNVPQDFTDMIDTDEQGNVYRGVDACFYKAFNGLRAKLLANFDEEWPKLLKEWDWASTRSYLAQGPELKFPTTVIDWIEKHKSGTGRYSRAVVEEVLESITFDHPRSEHFDWWCIEGGSEGLIKKMLSTLSTQPTYNSRVTAISEQTTLDPCKRMRVSIHGQGDEYFSHVVSTVTFSVLRTIDTDGVQMNFGQREALRALNYGQSIKIAMKFKNRWWENKNVVKSSQAGGASRTDRQSRVVVYPSYGLNEDGPGVLMVSYNWDQDAARFGSLIKNTESRTEHPTPGRTPTKFEQVLLDQIYEDLTILHAPDKQKRAEFKKKLIDDTLDFHAFDWYHNPYTMGAFAQFTPGQFSTLYADILQPAGRHGNFHFAGELASHHHAWVAGAIDSANRAVGHIEQDHFTKAKWYKAGSKVPRSLVFDSDDSMVLYHLLGKVTEQAS; from the exons ATGGCCAATACCGCTGGGAAATCAGATCCGTCCTCTGTGTATATCAAAGCTACGCAGTACTTCGTCAACCAGAAATTGGAGGACCTAAAAAACAAGACCTTCGACTTCAAGGAGATTTCACAGGGAGACAAGCTTACTTCTGGATCGCTCTCCTGGAATGAACTGCGCTCTGACTTCCAGGAAGATGTCATCACTTCATCTCGCGTCGCTATCATAGGTGCTGGTGTGGCGGGCCTCAGGACTGCCATGCTTCTGGACAAGCTCCAAATACCCTACAAGATTTTCGAGGCCAACGATGGTCCGGGTGGTCGCCTTTTCACCTACCACTTCCCATCCGATGACAAGAGTCCGGCTGGGAAGCATGACTACTATGAAGTTGGAGGAATGCGCTTCCCTGATAACGCTGCCAACAAGCCCACTTTCGATCTGTTCAAAGAACTCGGATTCCACTTCCGAAATGACCAGAATCCAAACGGGGAACTTATCCCTTTTGTGTACGGCCTCGACGACAACATTAGGTACTTCAATA ACATCACGTCCACGGCGAGACAGGTGGCGGATGGCTTCAACCTTTTCCAAGAAGCCACTCCAATCGGAAAT GTCCCGCAAGACTTTACAGATATGATCGACACCGATGAACAGGGAAATGTGTACCGCGGAGTGGATGCTTGTTTCTATAAAGCCTTTAACGGACTTCGTGCCAAGCTTCTCGCCAATTTTGACGAAGAGTGGCCAAAGCTTTTAAAAGAATGGGACTGGGCATCAACGCGTTCGTACCTTGCTCAGGGACCAGAGTTGAAATTCCCAACCACTGTCATCGATTGGATTGAGAAGCACAAGTCTGGAACTGGACGCTACTCAAGGGCTGTAGTCGAA GAAGTTCTGGAATCCATCACCTTTGATCACCCCAGGTCTGAACATTTCGACTGGTGGTGCATCGAAGGCGGCAGCGAAGGATTGATCAAAAAAATGCTCAGCACTCTGTCGACTCAGCCGACCTATAACAGCCGCGTCACAGCAATCTCTGAGCAAACCACCCTTGACCCATGCAAACGTATGAGGGTCAGCATTCATGGCCAAGGTGACGAATACTTCTCGCATGTCGTTTCCACCGTCACCTTCTCTGTCCTTCGCACCATCGACACCGATGGCGTGCAGATGAACTTTGGTCAACGTGAGGCCCTTCGAGCTCTGAACTACGGCCAGTCTATAAAAATTGCGATGAAGTTCAAGAACCGCTGGTGGGAGAACAAGAATGTTGTTAAATCGTCTCAAGCCGGAGGAGCGAGCCGAACCGACAGGCAAAGTCGCGTTGTCGTTTATCCCAGTTACGGTTTGAATGAAGATGGGCCTGGTGTTCTGATGGTCTCCTACAATTG GGACCAAGATGCCGCGCGTTTCGGTTCGCTGATCAAGAACACCGAATCTCGCACTGAACATCCAACCCCTGGCCGAACTCCAACCAAATTCGAGCAGGTTCTCCTGGACCAGATCTATGAGGATCTCACCATATTGCACGCGCCTGACAAACAAAAGCGAGCTGAATTCAAGAAAAAGTTGATCGATGATACCCTCGATTTCCATGCATTCGACTGGTACCACAACCCATACACCATGGGCGCTTTTGCACAATTCACGCCGGGACAGTTCAGCACGCTGTACGCCGATATCTTGCAGCCTGCTGGACGTCATGGAAACTTCCACTTTGCCGGGGAGCTTGCCAGCCACCACCACGCGTGGGTTGCTGGTGCCATCGACTCTGCTAATCGTGCCGTTGGCCACATCGAGCAAGATCATTTCACCAAGGCGAAGTGGTACAAGGCGGGCTCCAAAGTGCCCAGGAGTTTGGTGTTTGATTCTGATGATAGCATGGTCCTATATCACTTGCTTGGAAAGGTCACGGAGCAAGCTTCGTAG
- a CDS encoding Serine/threonine-protein kinase prp4: MTNVASGQKRPWDGSENEANKRPRDKDEAKDWRDVYLRSPGRKASHGRQHSNDRRSPGRHDTGSKGGASGGRRRRGSDFRRSSDHHERAKDDRGYSKNERRRDDRQRSRSQVRRSRSRSRGEIEEKEEGEISPRRSRSPPPRPMHAENDQPTERAQPETKDVEMELDLPSSPPPVEDVLAARRAKRQAIMAKYAGVASVSTSISPSPGPSSAVQPPTPSLSVSNPVSQTPLRSEHAASTENGQIDEATIRRDSASVSPTPRDFTLAKDGGEEPGIENTGAEQFSAADYDPSQDRREEERKRFGDVQPIELSEEEEEEEEEDVDDIFAVAFSDKKAPKKKKKVIKPSAPALITTATLDTAADPEGYYSVILGEQLDGGRYQVFSSLGKGMFANVVRARVLQGDSGDTGKEVAIKIIRCQESMYRAGLKEVQILNKLKQADPEDKKHVVRLDRTFEHRGHLCLVFESMSMNLRDVVKRFGKDVGLNIRAVRAYAHQLFLALSLLRKTNIMHADIKPDNILVNEQKTLLKLCDLGSASDVSENDITPYLVSRFYRAPEIILGVPYDFSLDIWSIGCTLYELYTGKILFPGRSNNHMLLLMMELKGRFNSKMIKKAKFGDVYFDEMGGFESVEKDRITGKDVVRKVHIAKPTRDLRARLMPSSSAKINDEENKLLTSFIDLLDKCLSLDPTRRINPREALAHPFIRG, encoded by the exons ATGACTAACGTTGCATCAGGACAGAAGCGTCCCTGGGATGGTTCAGAGAATGAGGCAAACAAGAGGCCAAGAGACAAAGACGAGGCAAAGGATTGGCGGGATGTGTATCTGAGATCTCCTGGACGCAAGGCTTCGCATGGAAGACAACACAGTAACGATAGACGAAGTCCTGGACGCCATGATACCGGGAGTAAAGGTGGTGCGTCAGGAGGCCGACGGCGAAGGGGTTCCGACTTTCGAAGGTCGAGTGACCATCATGAGAGGGCCAAGGATGATCGGGGATACAGCAAAAATGAACGCCGACGGGATGATCGACAGAGGTCAAGGTCTCAGGTCCGGCGTAGTAGGAGTCGGTCTCGtggagaaattgaagaaaaagaggaaggcGA AATATCTCCTCGAAGATCGCGCTCCCCGCCACCCCGACCGATGCACGCAGAAAATGACCAGCCAACAGAAAGAGCCCAACCAGAAACGAAGGACGTTGAAATGGAACTGGACTTGCCATCTTCACCACCTCCGGTAGAGGACGTCCTTGCTGCCCGCAGGGCCAAGCGTCAAGCCATTATGGCTAAGTATGCAGGCGTTGCCAGTGTCTCTACCAGCATTAGCCCTAGTCCTGGGCCTAGCAGTGCGGTCCAGCCGCCTACGCCATCATTATCTGTTTCTAATCCTGTATCACAGACCCCGCTTCGCAGCGAACATGCAGCTTCCACTGAAAATGGTCAAATTGATGAGGCGACCA TTCGACGAGATTCTGCATCGGTATCTCCGACTCCACGCGATTTCACACTCGCAAAAGATGGTGGAGAAGAACCAGGCATTGAAAATACGGGGGCAGAGCAATTTTCGGCTGCAGATTACGATCCTAGCCAAGATAGGAGGGAAGAAGAACGTAAACGATTTGGAGACGTTCAGCCAATTGAATtatctgaagaagaagaagaggaggaggaggaggatgtcgaTGATATATTTGCTGTTGCTTTTTCTGACAAAAAGGCtcccaagaaaaaaaagaaagtgatA AAACCGAGTGCACCCGCACTAATAACTACTGCTACTCTCGACACTGCAGCTGATCCAGAAGGATATTACAGTGTTATTTTAGGTGAACAATTGGATGGGGGCCGGTATCAAGTTTTTTCctcccttggtaaagggaTGTTCGCCAATGTTGTCCGAGCTCGTGTCCTTCAAGGTGATTCCGGCGATACCGGGAAGGAAGTTGCAATCAAAATCATCCGTTGTCAGGAGTCTAT GTATCGAGCGGGCCTTAAAGAGGTGCAGATTCTCAATAAATTAAAGCAGGCCGATCCAGAAGACAAAAAGCATGTCGTCCGACTTGACCGAACATTCGAACATCGCGGCCATTTGTGTTTAGTCTTTGAGTCCATGAG CATGAATCTCCGCGATGTTGTCAAACGTTTTGGCAAGGATGTTGGGCTAAACATCCGAGCCGTGCGTGCTTATGCTCATCAACTATTTCTTGCCCTAAGCCTCCTGCGCAAAACTAACATCATGCATGCTGATATCAAGCCAGATAATATTCTG GTTAATGAGCAAAAGACACTTTTGAAGTTGTGTGATCTTGGGTCTGCGTCTGATGTCTCTGAAAATGATATCACACCCTATCTTGTCAGCAGGTTTTATCGAGCACCAGAAATCA TCCTCGGAGTACCTTATGATTTTTCCTTGGATATCTGGTCAATTGGGTGCACCCTGTACGAGCTCTACACTGGAAAAATCCTCTTCCCAGGACGTTCCAACAATCATATGCTACTTCTGATGATGGAGCTAAAAGGAAGGTTCAACAGCAAAATGATCAAGAAGGCGAAGTTCGGCGACGTCTATTTCGATGAGATGGGCGGGTTTGAAAGCGTCGAAAAAGACCGGATAACAGGCAAA GACGTTGTGAGAAAAGTTCACATCGCTAAACCGACTCGCGACTTGCGTGCACGATTAATGCCTTCATCATCGGCCAAAATCAACGATGAGGAGAATAAGTTGTTGACATCGTTCATCGATTTGCTCGACAAATGTCTCTCCCTGGACCCTACTCGCCGAATCAATCCTAGAGAAGCTCTAGCACATCCGTTCATCCGTGGTTGA
- a CDS encoding Phosphatidylglycerol/phosphatidylinositol transfer protein, producing the protein MRSTLIFAAFLALASPTLSLVAGSGESEQQVMEAINGSVHTFESWSWVNCGLSDDGVKIESIQISPDPPKPGKDLTVTVKALVQREIKEGANANVIVKVGLINIIKKNYDICEEARKANATVQCPVLPDSYTISHTVALPKDIPPANFNVEVKGLTPDDTDMFCVKLTADFSKA; encoded by the exons ATGCGCTCAACCCTCATTTTCGCAGCATTTCTAGCTCTCGCATCTCCTACTCTGTCTCTAGTTGCAGGTAGCGGTGAATCTGAGCAGCAGGTCATGGAAGCCATCAATGGTTCGGTACATACCTTTGAGAGCTGGAGTTGGGTGAACTGTG GACTATCCGACGATGGAGTGAAGATAGAATCGATTCAGATTTCTCCAGACCCTCCCAAACCTGGAAAGGATTTAACCGTCACCGTGAAGGCGTTGGTTCAGAGAGAAATAAAA GAAGGAGCAAATGCAAACGTTATAGTGAAAGTTGGTTTGATCAACATAATTAAGAAAAATTACGATATCTGTGAAGAAGC TCGCAAGGCGAATGCAACAGTCCAGTGCCCTGTGCTACCCGACTCGTATACAATCTCCCATACAGTAGCTCTTCCTAAGGACATTCCTCCAG CCAATTTTAATGTCGAAGTGAAAGGGTTAACCCCAGATGATACCGACATGTTCTGTGTCAAATTGACAGCCGATTTTTCGAAGGCATGA
- a CDS encoding Protein argonaute-2, giving the protein MPPRASSNRGGTHRGGANVPPRGARGGGAGRGGQSSISLPGAAAPSISSHVKTVGVKRPNYGSAGRAMEVYVNSFAVKDVPTGHVFHYDVVEPDKLPARFNMKLFKVLQEQEKNVFEPKISYDGQKNAFAPRELPLGPNDSRKFPVSLPQANGGSKPTRPPKVYHITLTKVAKINLAVLENYLNGQQSHDETVLTAIMALNVVIRMEPNQNNTFNKRSFFIPEGRRPIGKGMELWRGIFQSIRPTFQKLVVNIDLATAVMYREGPLINLCMEYFSADVPNIGPKSFTANVLSEYRRVQLARFISGLSVTVATTGSKMRVIRGLSAEGASTYRFEAREGHSLTVAQYYKSIGMVLQYPDVLCVQLGSSAMVPLELCFVPRGQVMRKQVPADKVNDVLEFSTMRPQERLEQIKKGIRDLQYGQSDYVRDFGMEINPNPMKVQMRVIDPPKLRYGPGSQPIVNPRNGSWNMLDKKFYKPATIARWIVVVYESRNRFRDDVQRFIIKSFLDACKGVGVVVENETPLVKFEHPHGKIQDQLLLAGKECMAKLNGLPTLMVIILPEGAGDIYTAVKHFGDVTVGVATQCLKFSKCARAKSQYWANVLLKVNVKLGGINVIPDPGHPSVAAITDPHNPTIVMGADVIHPSPGSNDRPSFTALVGSVDSNAAKYVPTTRVQTGRQEIIEDLEDMTKEILQLFISYQRGVEKKSGNLKRLIFYRDGVSEGQFKHVLENELPMIQRACAELKLNPKITLIVVGKRHHNQLFPTGPTEDRSGNCPAGSVIDREITHPTDFDFILQSHAGILGTSRPGHYSVLHDEYGFNADSLHALSFALCHVYARSTRSVSIPAPVYYADIVCSRAKNHYDPQGSLRLSETGSQVSGTSGGYLESFKAGFKPLHSNQKRLMYFCVSLNLVLDLK; this is encoded by the exons ATGCCACCACGAGCGTCATCAAACCGAGGCGGTACCCATAGGGGAGGAGCAAACGTTCCTCCCCGAGGGGCCCGAGGCGGTGGTGCCGGTCGTGGAGGCCAGTCCTCAATCAGTCTACCTGGTGCGGCAG CACCGTCTATTTCGTCCCATGTCAAGACCGTTGGTGTCAAAAGACCCAATTATGGCTCTGCTGGACGGGCCATGGAAGTTTATGTCAATTCCTTTGCTGTCAAAGATGTGCCAACTGGCCATGTTTTTCACTATGATG TTGTGGAGCCAGACAAACTGCCTGCTAGGTTTAATATGAAGCTTTTCAAAGTTTTGCAAGAACAGGAAAAGAATGTGTTTGAGCCAAAGATCTCATATGATGGTCAAAAAAATGCGTTTGCACCCAGAGAACTCCCTTTGGGTCCAAATGACAGTCGAAAG TTCCCGGTTAGCCTTCCCCAAGCAAATGGAGGGAGCAAGCCGACAAGACCACCAAAAGTCTATCATATCACGCTCACGAAAGTCGCGAAGATAAACCTAGC TGTCCTCGAGAACTACCTCAATGGCCAGCAGTCCCATGATGAGACCGTGCTGACCGCTATCATG GCCCTTAATGTTGTCATTCGCATGGAACCAAACCAGAATAACACGTTCAATAAGCGTTCCTTTTTCATTCCTGAAGGTAGGCGCCCTATCGGTAAAGGCATGGAATTATGGCGTGGTATTTTTCAATCTATCCGCCCAACCTTTCAAAAACTCGTCGTCAACATCGACCTTGCCACCGCTGTGATGTACCGTGAAGGCCCATTAATCAATCTCTGTATGGAATATTTCTCAGCGGATGTCCCAAATATCGGCCCAAAGTCATTCACAGCCAATGTACTCTCGGAGTATAGGAGGGTTCAACTCGCAAGGTTTATTTCTGGTTTAAGTGTTACCGTCGCTACTACCGGATCCAAGATGAGGGTCATTCGCGGGCTTAGCGCAGAGGGAGCGAGCACCTACAGGTTTGAAGCCCGCGAAGGCCACAGCCTCACCGTCGCCCAGTACTATAAAAGCATTGGGATGGTTCTGCAATATCCAGATGTCCTTTGCGTTCAG TTGGGATCCTCTGCCATGGTACCCCTCGAATTGTGCTTTGTACCAAGGGGTCAAGTTATGCGCAAGCAAGTACCAGCCGACAAAGTCAACGATGTACTAGAGTTCTCGACGATGAGGCCACAGGAACGTCTGGAGCAGATCAAAAAGGGTATTAGG GACCTTCAATACGGGCAGTCTGATTACGTGCGTGATTTTGGGATGGAAATAAACCCCAATCCTATGAAAGTTCAGATGCGCGTTATCGACCCCCCAAAACTCAGATATGGTCCAGGCAGTCAACCAATCGTC AACCCTCGCAATGGCTCCTGGAATAT GCTTGACAAGAAATTTTATAAGCCAGCTACCATCGCGCGGTGGATTGTCGTTGTATATGAGAGTCGAAACCGGTTCAGAGATGATGTCCAGAGATTTATCATCAAATCTTTTCTTGACGCATGCAAAGGCGTGG GTGTAGTTGTTGAGAATGAGACTCCATTGGTAAAATTTGAGCACCCACATGGGAAAATTCAGGAT CAACTCCTCCTCGCCGGCAAGGAGTGCATGGCGAAGTTGAATGGACTGCCCACGCTAATGGTAATCATTCTCCCTGAGGGAGCGGGCGACATTTATACCGCCGTGAAGCA CTTTGGAGACGTTACA GTTGGAGTAGCGACTCAATGTCTCAAATTTTCGAAGTGTGCTAGGGCGAAATCGCAATACTGGGCAAATGTTTTATTGAA GGTAAACGTAAAACTTGGAGGCATAAATGTTATACCCGATCCTGGACACCCTTCGGTAGCCGCAATTACAGACCCGCACAATCCTACTATCGTTATGG GCGCAGATGTCATACATCCTTCTCCTGGCTCCAATGATCGCCCGTCGTTTACTGCCCTTGTTGGGAGCGTCGACTCTAACGCTGCCAAATACGTTCCGACGACTCGTGTGCAAACTGGACGTCAAGAGATTATTGAGGATCTAGAGGACATGACCAAA GAAATTCTTCAGCTCTTCATTAGCTACCAACGAGGTGTTGAGAAGAAGTCAGGAAATCTTAAGAGGCTCATCTTCTATCGAG ATGGTGTTTCCGAAGGACAATTTAAGCATGTGTTAGAAAATG AACTTCCTATGATTCAAC GAGCGTGTGCAGAACTAAAGCTGAACCCGAAAATTACACTCATTGTTGTTGGAAAGCGCCATCATAACCA ACTTTTCCCAACAGGACCTACAGAGGATAGGAGCGGAAATTGTCCAGCCGGCTCCGTGATCGATCGCGAAATCACACACCCAAcagattttgattttattttacaAAGCCATGCCGGAATCCTTGGGACTAGTCGCCCTGGCCACTATTCC GTCTTGCATGAC GAATATGGATTCAA TGCCGACTCCCTACATGCCCTTTCATTTGCGTTATGTCATGTATACGCACGTTCTACGCGCTCTGTTTCCATCCCTGCTCCGGTTTATT ATGCCGATATCGTCTGTTCACGTGCAAAGAACCATTACGATCCACAAGGCTCGCTGCGGTTGTCCGAGACAGGATCTCAGGTCTCCGGCACAAGTGGAGGTTATTTGGAGTCATTCAAAGCTGGATTCAAACCTCTTCACAGCAACCAGAAGCGGTTAATGTACTTTTGTGTAAGTTTAAACTTGGTCCTAGATTTAAAGTAA